The Raphanus sativus cultivar WK10039 chromosome 6, ASM80110v3, whole genome shotgun sequence sequence CACCTATTCGTAAAATTGGAAAATCCTAGGACTGGTATGATTTCTTTATAAGTATACCAAAAGAAAATGCAAAAATGATTCAAGTTGATGTACCATCTGCGTAAAATTTTTTCAAAGTGGCCTACCTACTTGAACAAAAATAATGCGAATATTGTAAAGTTAATTTATCTTTTCCGTTTTTGCAGCTCATTGTAAGATTGCgaaacatataagaaaaaaagaatgcCGATAATAAACACAAACTACTATAAAGTCAAAGACAGTAATTAATGCATTGTTTCTAGACCGAGATTAAGGGATAAACTTTAATTTCAAAGCTAAATAAAGCAGAAACCAAACACATTTAAAACGAGATAATGATGCTTAACAGCTCTGAAAGTGTGGATCAAAATGTAACTAGCGTTACAGAGAGGCAATGTCTTGTTTTCTTGAAACAGAATAAAAATAAGCCTCTCTGTAGCAAGTTTCGTCTAAACCAAACTTGAACCAGTTGAAGCTCTATTAATCAAGCTCATGTAGCATTCAGGATCGTTGATAATGGGCCGTACTTAACAGGCCATTTTTTAATCGCTAAGCTGATTTGAGTTTTtcatgtatataaatattttattttcgatGGTAAGCTAATTGAAAGTGGGATTttgtaacaaaaagaaaattaaaagtgggataaaaagatgaatttttttctcaattccaaagatatttttttagagTGCAAAAATTAAAAGTACGAGAAGCATCACGTGAAGATCCTTGGAAAGTAAAGcctaattttgaattttacatgttgttatatatgttataaaaagTCTCATTCTTCACATCCACATGAGGTTTTTAGTATCCCCAAAACGACAGCGTAAAAACCAAGAGCCTCTGGTCGATTTTACACATTTGTTGGCCGGTGCTGGTTTAAATTCTCTTTTCCGGTACATCTGCAAGTCTACAACTCTGTCCAAAATTTCTTACTGCTACTGCATAATAAAGTAAAGTTATATATAGTATTCCAGTATCCTTATATGTCTGACGACCTTAACCTATTTCCCAATAGTCGTTTACAACATATAATGCTCTGAATCTGGTCTGTAGGATCCAAACCAAATCCTCCTGACGTCTTCGGTTTGGTACAAAAACCAATTTTGTCTGGTTCCAAGTTGAAAACTACTTCCGAGTCTTTGACTAATACCACGTTGCAAATACCACTTTCTAGGATTTCGTGACAGACCTTTGTTAAACTAAGATTGTGTGTTTGTGTATGCATGTGTGATATATGTATTAATGCATATAGCTAGTATATCTAGTATATTAACTTTACAGTCTGTTAGAATTATATGCGTACAAAACTTTAAAACCTAATCATCGTTATTAATTACCTATAACCTATGTATAGTTTTTTAATCATCTATTTTTCGTTTTATATTATTCGATTAGTCAAAATTTCTATTCATGTGCAGTCACAAACTCAAACTAATACACAAGGTGTTTATATGAGAAATTATACGACCTACTTGGTATCTTAAAAAGTTAggttttaaatatattgtaacacataaaatatattatcatgtCATTATTGTTTTACCGTTATGTATAATCaactatttaaataatataaatagaatttgaacatttttttcttagaaaataatataagtaaatatatgatataagtaaatatatgtTACTATCACAGTTAGAGATGTCAATCATGGACCTGGACCGCGGGTCTGGCCCGTAAAGAACTTTCGCGGGACGGGATTGGGCCGAGATTTTACAGACCCGCAAATTAACGGGCTTTGCGGGACGGGTCTTTGCGGGACTGGGTCTTTTGCGGGACGGGACGATGCGGGTCAGCGGGATTACAAAGACCCGtatttttttcctcttcaattcttgttttacctcaaaaaaaaataaaaagagtgaaAAAGGTTCAGCAATGATGATTCGAGCTCCGACGATGATGTTTTGAGCTCCATTAGTGTTTTAATTTggtgtttttaattaattttgggaTTAGCAGCttagttttgatgtttgattatatttagtttttattcattaaaactaaaaaattggtTATGAACTTAGGAGTTATAAgctaatgaaaaacatattctGAAATTATCTTTAATTGGTATGTAAATATGTTTGAGTGTGaaaaaattaactataactattttatttggttaagaTAACATGAACAAGACTAAGCTCTGATCAAGGCGGTAACGAGAATAAGCTATGGTTAGAGCCTTGATCGACTAAGCTATTTAATTCTATAACCATGATGTCGTTCAGCTGAAACAGTTAGTCTTGTTACTGATTAGAGCCTTTTTCGATATGTATTTTATTCTTCATGTTTTCTCGTTACTTATCATTGTTATCTTGTTACATCAATAGAATAGAATATACACTAACATCTCATTTTTACATGcactttttgtttggttatgacttcatatatatatataatcatctcATGTTCTATATGCacttttaatagagaaaatatgcataatatattacaaattttgaaGAATTTGCATTGTAGACATttcatgtatattaattatgtgaACTTGGTTATGTAGGGGAGCAGCCTGAGGCATCTTAGAGCAGCATGCAGCATCAGGAAATGTTCTGGAGCGGCCTGCAGTGTCAAGCATGATCGGATACATTACATTAACGTATGTCCCGCGGGACAGCTTGTAAAGGAGTGTGCAATTTGCTGTACGGGCTTGGGACGACCTTTTGGAGACCGCAGCCCGCGCGGACCTGACCCGCTGTGACTCGCAAAGAGATGAGCCCGCTGCGGTACGGGACGGGACGGATCAACCTGTTTGACATCTCTAATCACAGTGATAAAAAAATGTTCGCAAAAAGAATGTTACAATCACAGTGGAAATTTTAAGAgagtaaatataatttgaagCACATGAGTTCCCGAAACCCAAAGCTTTGAACAACATTGGGCTGGgcactttcattttttttcttttttctttggacAATCCCCAAGCAAAATCAACATTCAAAACGGTTAACCGCATTTGCcttcttgttttgtttattaggattattactatttataaactatcatatttcaatatttaaacgaaaaagagagaaagtgaataatggttattggaataCTAGCTTTGACCTTGagctctttttcttcttcttggactTTTTGTCGCTCTGTTATAAAACCTCTCCTCTCTTCCACCTCATAAACACAAGTCTCctctatttaatattttcacacACAAACAAACATACATTAAGCCAACGGAAAGAAGGAAAAGAAACACGAAATGGTGTCCATGAAGGCCCTTTGCTATCTTCTAATATTTTTCATCTTGCAATTACATGCTGAAGTCTCCCACGCAAACTTTGGTAGACAAGGTAtgcgtgtatatatatacaataacaGCTATGTATGTTTCACCAAGTGTTATGAAATGTTCATTGTTTAATTATTCTATTGAATTTTACAATTACGCTCATCAAATTGTCTCTACAGTTCCACAAGCGGCGAAGAATGGTGGGCTTGGAGCAAGCACTAGTACTCAGACTGCCAGCAAGGTGTGTTTTATgaagaaatatatattgaaCATCGACCGTTTAACATATTGGTTATAATATATCAGTTTGAATGATTTATTGTTATTAGGCTATTGAAAATGTAATTGGAAACCGAAAGGCGTTGAAGTATGGAAATATGAAGGGCGAGGCAAATGAAATTAACAGTTTGGCGATAGAGAGTAAAGAAACGGTAAGGAAAAGAAAGAGCAAGAAGAGGCTCACCAAAACGGTGAGTTTAACGGCCGATTACAGCGACCCTAGTCATCATCCTCCTAGGCATAACTAAAAGAACTacttgtgtgtgtttgtgttttaACATGAGACATGAGCCTCTATTTCCCAATGAGGCTTCAATTTTGGTGCATCACTACTCGGgctttgataattttttttgttttctttaaagttTTACATGTATCTACTACTGATC is a genomic window containing:
- the LOC108811133 gene encoding protein GOLVEN 11; translation: MVSMKALCYLLIFFILQLHAEVSHANFGRQVPQAAKNGGLGASTSTQTASKAIENVIGNRKALKYGNMKGEANEINSLAIESKETVRKRKSKKRLTKTVSLTADYSDPSHHPPRHN